A stretch of the Pseudomonas sp. ACM7 genome encodes the following:
- a CDS encoding DUF935 family protein: protein MKSKGVWVTPTEFVNFAEPKRDKGLTDHIASRARSFDAQALGMYLPNPDPILKAQGKDITVYRDLRSSALVGGNIRRRKSSVLALERDLKRGDAPVRVERFIRDWLTDLDLDRIIREMLDAPLFGFQPIELMWRPVGLNLVPEDLLGKPAEWFLYDQDNNLRFRARDAGLTGELCNPQRFVVARQDATYNNPYGFADLSMCFWPVIFMKGGLKFWVQFTEKYGSPWVIGKHPRGATSGETDLLLDSLEAMVQDAVAAIPNDSSVEIVEAAGKAGSAEVYRELLVYCRSEINVGLLGQNQTTEASSNKASATAGLEVVREIRDGDKGIVAATMNAIIRRIVDLNFGENVAAPMYELWEQEEIDKTQADRDKSLSESGVKFTPQYWKRTYNLQDGDLDETAAPAESSEFAESTLKPILDQVALDQVINNLPADLLQNQSEQIIAPVIEALLRARSDTEALGLLAEAFPQMDDQALQENLTRLLFVADIWGRLNASADRVD, encoded by the coding sequence ATGAAAAGTAAAGGTGTGTGGGTTACCCCCACCGAGTTCGTCAACTTCGCCGAGCCGAAGCGTGACAAGGGGTTGACCGACCATATCGCCAGCCGAGCCCGTAGCTTTGACGCTCAGGCGCTCGGCATGTACCTGCCGAACCCCGACCCAATCCTCAAAGCCCAAGGCAAAGACATCACGGTCTATCGCGACCTTCGCAGCTCGGCCCTTGTCGGCGGCAACATCCGCCGCCGCAAGTCGTCGGTGCTCGCCCTGGAGCGAGATCTGAAGCGTGGCGATGCGCCCGTTCGGGTCGAGCGCTTCATTCGTGATTGGCTGACCGACCTTGATCTTGATCGAATCATCCGCGAGATGCTGGATGCACCGTTGTTCGGGTTTCAACCCATTGAACTGATGTGGCGTCCTGTGGGGCTCAACCTTGTTCCTGAGGATCTGCTGGGCAAGCCCGCTGAGTGGTTCCTGTATGACCAGGACAACAACCTGCGTTTCCGTGCACGCGATGCAGGCTTGACCGGTGAGCTGTGCAATCCGCAACGCTTTGTCGTGGCCCGCCAGGATGCGACCTACAACAACCCGTATGGCTTCGCTGATCTGTCCATGTGCTTCTGGCCAGTGATCTTCATGAAAGGCGGGCTGAAATTCTGGGTCCAGTTCACTGAGAAGTACGGCTCGCCTTGGGTGATTGGCAAGCATCCGCGTGGCGCCACCTCAGGTGAAACTGATCTGCTGCTCGACAGCCTGGAGGCAATGGTCCAGGACGCGGTTGCCGCGATCCCGAATGACTCTAGCGTTGAGATTGTCGAAGCCGCAGGCAAGGCTGGCAGCGCCGAGGTCTATCGTGAGCTGCTGGTTTATTGCCGCAGTGAGATCAACGTTGGACTGCTGGGGCAGAACCAAACCACCGAGGCGAGCAGCAACAAGGCCAGCGCGACGGCAGGTTTGGAAGTTGTCCGCGAGATCCGTGATGGTGACAAGGGCATTGTCGCCGCGACCATGAACGCGATCATTCGACGAATCGTCGATCTGAACTTTGGCGAAAACGTCGCGGCACCGATGTACGAATTGTGGGAACAGGAAGAGATCGACAAAACCCAGGCCGACCGCGATAAATCGCTGAGCGAGTCGGGGGTGAAATTCACACCGCAGTATTGGAAGCGCACCTACAACCTGCAGGACGGTGACCTGGACGAAACAGCAGCACCAGCTGAGTCATCGGAGTTTGCCGAGTCCACGTTGAAACCCATCCTCGACCAGGTGGCGCTCGACCAGGTCATCAACAATCTACCTGCCGATCTGCTCCAGAATCAGAGCGAACAGATCATTGCTCCGGTGATCGAGGCGTTGTTGCGAGCGCGCTCTGATACCGAAGCCCTCGGCCTTCTGGCCGAAGCGTTCCCGCAGATGGATGACCAGGCACTTCAGGAAAACCTCACACGGCTGCTATTCGTGGCGGACATCTGGGGCCGCTTGAATGCCAGTGCGGATCGGGTGGACTGA
- a CDS encoding phage minor head protein, translated as MATTTKAPNPADLKAIFGLEPENALAYLKSKGYAITWNWQEMLDQAHDQSFTVAKAMRLDLLSDIRGALETALQDGQTLKQFIAALQPTLESQGWWGQQVIVDSEGVGELVQLGSPRRLRTIYQTNLQSAYMAGRKASMEETTDTHPYWMYIAILDGKTRPSHRALHGQVFRHDDPIWAAIFPPNGFNCRCRVVALSEAAVKRRGLKVVSSEGHMFTETVETGTDKRTGEIRTAPVTGIRTTDAAGKAITFRTDPGFNHAPGTGLADMLKRKQAAA; from the coding sequence ATGGCAACCACCACGAAAGCCCCGAATCCGGCCGACCTCAAGGCCATCTTCGGCCTTGAGCCGGAAAACGCCTTGGCCTACCTGAAGTCCAAAGGCTACGCGATCACCTGGAACTGGCAGGAAATGCTCGACCAGGCGCACGACCAATCCTTCACCGTGGCCAAGGCCATGCGCCTTGATCTGCTGTCGGACATTCGCGGCGCCCTGGAAACCGCATTGCAAGATGGCCAGACCCTCAAACAATTCATCGCCGCGTTGCAGCCCACTCTGGAATCGCAGGGCTGGTGGGGCCAGCAGGTCATTGTCGACAGTGAAGGTGTCGGTGAGCTGGTCCAGTTGGGCAGCCCGCGCCGTCTCAGGACGATCTATCAAACCAACCTGCAGAGCGCCTACATGGCCGGCCGCAAGGCCAGCATGGAAGAAACCACCGACACCCATCCGTACTGGATGTACATCGCCATCCTGGACGGCAAGACCCGGCCGAGTCACCGGGCGCTGCACGGTCAAGTGTTCCGTCATGATGACCCGATCTGGGCGGCGATCTTCCCGCCCAATGGTTTCAACTGTCGTTGCCGTGTTGTCGCCTTGAGCGAAGCCGCAGTGAAACGCCGAGGTTTGAAGGTCGTGTCGAGCGAAGGCCATATGTTCACCGAAACAGTGGAGACCGGCACCGACAAACGTACGGGCGAGATCAGAACCGCTCCTGTCACCGGCATCCGTACAACTGACGCCGCAGGCAAAGCCATCACATTCCGCACCGATCCTGGCTTCAACCACGCACCAGGTACTGGTCTCGCCGATATGCTCAAGCGCAAACAGGCAGCCGCTTAG
- a CDS encoding phage virion morphogenesis protein, producing MFTVELDHQRLQTVLRKVEWAVGDLAPLMRGIAAELGSQTEENFEEEGRPDWADLSDVTTTRREKNGNWPGQMLQVSAAGLAASVTTRATDSSALVGSNKPYAAMMQFGGDKSDFPHLWGDIPGRPYLPMNAEGELQPETEDAILELAMSHLEKAARL from the coding sequence ATGTTCACCGTCGAACTGGACCACCAACGTTTACAGACCGTCCTGCGTAAGGTTGAGTGGGCCGTGGGTGATCTCGCGCCACTGATGCGCGGCATCGCTGCTGAGCTGGGCAGCCAGACCGAGGAAAACTTCGAAGAGGAAGGTCGCCCGGATTGGGCCGACCTCTCCGATGTCACCACCACGCGCCGCGAAAAAAACGGCAACTGGCCAGGCCAGATGCTTCAGGTCAGTGCGGCAGGGTTGGCCGCTTCGGTCACTACTCGTGCGACTGACAGCTCAGCACTGGTCGGTAGTAACAAACCCTATGCGGCAATGATGCAGTTCGGTGGTGACAAGTCGGACTTCCCCCATCTGTGGGGCGACATTCCAGGTCGCCCATACTTGCCGATGAACGCCGAGGGTGAGCTGCAGCCCGAGACAGAGGACGCCATCCTGGAACTCGCCATGAGTCACCTGGAAAAAGCCGCTCGCCTGTAA
- a CDS encoding peptidase, with amino-acid sequence MKPLHIFKPGTHVAMNGVSINFGESDLAATVLAYDPALHEAPLVIGHPKHDAPAAGWVKALSASALGLMAETQQVDVAFAELVSKGSYKKISASFYHPDAANNPVPGVYYLRHVGFLGAQPPSVKGLRPIELAEDEEGVIEFGDFGDSITAGVFRRLREWLIGQFGQEAADQVVPGWDVDNLAAEALRDDVRPSFTEPNQPRKPIIEEHTVSPTEQAALTAENKRLQTALDEHLAQQRKDQADQRHTKNLAFAEELVGAGKLLPKHVAALIAALDFAEAGDEPLEFGEGKERKPVIEGLKAIFDDLPAQIDFAEQASKGRQGDLNVSVDLEFAEKNTDPDRLSLHNRASALAADKNIPYESAVRQLIK; translated from the coding sequence ATGAAGCCACTCCATATTTTCAAGCCAGGTACGCACGTCGCCATGAACGGCGTCAGTATCAATTTCGGCGAGTCAGATTTGGCTGCCACAGTGCTTGCCTACGATCCAGCCTTGCACGAAGCCCCTTTGGTCATTGGCCATCCCAAGCACGATGCACCGGCCGCTGGATGGGTTAAGGCGTTGTCGGCATCCGCGCTGGGGCTGATGGCCGAAACACAACAAGTCGATGTTGCGTTCGCTGAACTTGTGAGCAAGGGCAGTTACAAGAAAATCTCTGCCTCCTTCTATCACCCCGATGCCGCGAACAACCCGGTACCGGGCGTGTACTACCTGCGCCATGTCGGCTTCCTCGGTGCGCAACCGCCATCCGTGAAAGGCCTGCGCCCCATCGAGCTGGCAGAAGATGAGGAAGGCGTCATCGAGTTTGGCGACTTCGGCGACAGCATCACGGCCGGCGTCTTCCGTCGCTTACGCGAATGGCTTATTGGTCAGTTCGGCCAGGAAGCGGCTGACCAGGTAGTGCCTGGTTGGGACGTGGACAACCTGGCTGCCGAAGCCCTCCGCGACGATGTCCGACCCTCATTCACCGAACCCAACCAACCCCGCAAACCCATCATCGAGGAACACACCGTGAGCCCAACGGAACAGGCCGCCCTGACGGCGGAGAACAAGCGTCTCCAAACCGCGCTGGATGAACATTTGGCCCAGCAGCGAAAGGATCAGGCCGATCAACGTCATACCAAGAATCTTGCTTTCGCTGAAGAACTGGTCGGTGCGGGCAAGCTACTGCCCAAACACGTTGCCGCGCTGATTGCTGCACTGGACTTCGCCGAAGCCGGCGATGAACCGCTGGAGTTCGGCGAAGGCAAAGAGCGCAAGCCGGTCATCGAAGGGCTCAAGGCGATCTTCGACGACCTGCCGGCACAGATCGACTTTGCTGAGCAGGCGAGCAAAGGCCGTCAAGGCGACCTCAACGTCAGCGTCGATCTGGAGTTCGCCGAGAAGAACACCGATCCGGATCGCTTGAGCCTGCACAACCGTGCAAGTGCTTTGGCCGCTGACAAAAACATTCCCTACGAGTCGGCGGTTCGCCAGCTCATCAAGTAA
- a CDS encoding DUF2190 family protein: MKTQQPILITSVVALVDLPRNRFAGFSGALCAAGAKALGTVQADTEADNVAPISVLGICLITSGGAVAVGDQVESDATGRAVKLAAGVPNGFAMDVATAAGDVIRIVRGI, encoded by the coding sequence ATGAAGACTCAACAACCTATTCTCATCACTTCGGTCGTGGCCCTGGTCGATCTGCCACGTAACCGTTTCGCCGGCTTCTCTGGCGCCTTGTGCGCTGCCGGTGCCAAGGCCCTGGGCACAGTCCAAGCCGACACCGAAGCCGACAACGTGGCTCCGATCAGTGTTCTGGGTATTTGCCTGATCACCAGCGGTGGTGCAGTGGCGGTCGGTGACCAAGTGGAGTCTGATGCCACTGGCCGAGCGGTGAAACTCGCTGCAGGCGTGCCCAACGGTTTCGCCATGGATGTTGCGACTGCCGCTGGTGATGTTATCCGCATCGTTCGAGGCATCTGA
- a CDS encoding gp436 family protein, with amino-acid sequence MRYCTRADIGNAIPVMTLIQLSNDDPAAELPNESVIEDSVRQAEELVDGYLRGRYDLPLDPVPTVLRDAVVYLARHWLYQRRPEGALPDAVKDNRKDTIKLLESIRDGVVTLGMPSGQATPEPGEIRTRARRQQFGGDLWERY; translated from the coding sequence ATGCGCTACTGCACTCGCGCCGATATCGGCAACGCTATCCCTGTAATGACGCTGATTCAGCTCTCGAATGATGATCCAGCTGCGGAGTTACCGAATGAGAGCGTCATCGAGGACAGCGTCCGTCAGGCTGAGGAACTGGTCGATGGCTATCTTCGCGGTCGCTACGACTTGCCGCTCGATCCGGTTCCAACTGTCTTGCGCGATGCAGTGGTGTACCTGGCGCGACACTGGCTGTATCAGCGCCGCCCCGAGGGGGCATTACCTGATGCGGTTAAGGACAACCGCAAGGACACCATCAAGCTCCTGGAAAGTATCCGCGATGGCGTAGTCACCTTGGGCATGCCCAGCGGCCAAGCCACGCCAGAACCTGGTGAAATTCGTACTCGCGCACGCCGCCAGCAATTTGGTGGCGATCTATGGGAGCGCTACTGA
- a CDS encoding Gp37 family protein: MSGARPKTQTEQLLEAMRARLQEYFGKELMVELFPENPAGYRLNHPRGAILLAYGKSTFGGSEAGDAMFQARNIVVRLTLVFRQLNGKDGVISYLDQIRTCLTGWYAPHCDQACRPVAEQFIGQITGLWQYGQDFALRATQLQIMDPEGGPLLKQAHFEEDQ, translated from the coding sequence ATGAGCGGAGCCCGGCCAAAAACTCAAACCGAGCAATTGCTGGAAGCGATGCGCGCTCGACTGCAGGAGTACTTCGGCAAGGAGTTGATGGTCGAGTTGTTTCCGGAGAATCCAGCGGGTTACCGACTCAACCATCCGCGTGGGGCGATCTTGCTGGCTTACGGAAAATCGACATTCGGTGGATCCGAAGCTGGTGACGCGATGTTCCAGGCACGCAACATCGTCGTCAGGTTGACCCTGGTGTTTCGCCAGCTCAATGGCAAAGACGGTGTGATCAGCTACCTCGATCAGATCCGCACATGCCTGACCGGCTGGTATGCACCTCACTGTGACCAGGCGTGCCGTCCTGTTGCCGAGCAATTCATCGGCCAGATAACTGGGCTGTGGCAATACGGCCAGGACTTCGCTCTTCGTGCCACTCAGCTGCAGATCATGGATCCCGAAGGTGGACCGCTGCTCAAACAAGCTCATTTCGAGGAAGACCAATGA
- a CDS encoding phage tail sheath subtilisin-like domain-containing protein, whose protein sequence is MPANYLHGIETTEVERGPRAIRVVKSAVIALIGTAPIGPVNELILSLNDKDAAQFGSHLTGFSIPEALEGIYDFGTGTVLVVNVLDPAIHRTNVADQVKQFGDNDLLQLGHGALQLLQLKSADGVTSFVLDTDYTVTMLTGRVKRLATGAIPANAQVKASYTHADPSKVTPADIIGGVTVAGRRTGLKAFQDSYNLLGFFPKIFIAPGFSTLNSVSVDLIAAAGQVGAVTYVDAPIGTTVQQVIAGRGPAGAINFNTSSDRVRLCYPHVKVYDAVSNGERLQPLSIRAAGLRAKVDNDKGYWWSSSNQELVGVIGLERPLTARVDDASSEVNLLNENGITTVFNSFGTGLRLWGNRTAAWPSVTHMRNFENVRRTKDVIDESIRYSSLQFVDMPITSSLITSITESVNLFMRKLIGDGALIGGECWYDPARNPQTELELGHALFNYKLTVPLPFERGTFETEITGEYLVNLGAA, encoded by the coding sequence ATGCCTGCTAACTATTTGCACGGTATTGAAACGACCGAGGTTGAGCGCGGCCCTCGGGCCATCCGGGTAGTCAAATCGGCAGTGATCGCCCTGATCGGTACGGCGCCCATTGGTCCGGTCAATGAGCTGATCTTGTCCTTGAACGATAAGGATGCAGCGCAGTTCGGCTCACATCTCACCGGCTTCAGCATTCCGGAAGCGCTGGAGGGTATCTATGATTTCGGCACCGGTACGGTGCTGGTAGTCAACGTGCTCGATCCGGCCATCCACCGCACCAATGTGGCCGACCAGGTGAAACAGTTCGGGGATAACGATCTGCTGCAGCTGGGGCACGGAGCATTGCAACTGCTGCAACTGAAGTCCGCTGACGGTGTTACGTCGTTCGTACTCGACACCGATTACACGGTGACCATGCTCACCGGTCGCGTGAAGCGCCTGGCTACAGGAGCCATTCCTGCAAACGCCCAGGTAAAGGCCAGCTACACCCACGCCGACCCGAGCAAGGTAACGCCGGCCGATATCATCGGCGGTGTCACCGTCGCCGGACGTCGCACTGGCCTGAAGGCGTTTCAGGACAGCTACAACTTGCTGGGCTTTTTCCCGAAGATCTTCATTGCGCCAGGCTTCAGTACTTTGAATTCGGTGAGTGTTGATTTGATCGCGGCCGCTGGCCAGGTCGGTGCAGTGACCTACGTTGATGCTCCCATCGGTACCACGGTGCAGCAGGTGATCGCTGGGCGCGGTCCTGCAGGTGCCATCAACTTCAACACCAGCAGCGACCGTGTCCGTCTGTGTTATCCGCATGTAAAGGTGTACGACGCAGTAAGCAATGGCGAGCGTCTGCAGCCGCTCTCGATCCGAGCCGCAGGTCTGCGGGCTAAAGTCGACAACGACAAGGGCTACTGGTGGAGCAGCTCTAACCAGGAGCTGGTTGGCGTGATCGGTCTGGAGCGGCCATTGACCGCTCGCGTGGACGATGCCAGCAGCGAGGTCAATCTGCTCAATGAGAACGGCATCACCACTGTCTTCAATTCGTTCGGTACCGGACTTCGCTTATGGGGTAACCGCACTGCGGCTTGGCCCAGCGTCACGCACATGCGCAACTTCGAAAACGTGCGGCGCACCAAGGATGTGATCGACGAGTCGATCCGTTACAGCTCATTGCAGTTCGTGGACATGCCGATCACCAGTTCGCTGATTACCAGCATCACAGAAAGCGTCAACTTATTCATGCGCAAGCTGATCGGCGACGGCGCGTTGATCGGTGGCGAGTGCTGGTATGACCCTGCACGTAACCCGCAGACGGAGTTGGAACTGGGCCATGCGCTGTTCAACTACAAGCTGACTGTGCCGTTGCCATTTGAGCGCGGCACCTTTGAAACTGAAATCACCGGGGAATACCTGGTCAATTTGGGAGCCGCATAA
- a CDS encoding phage major tail tube protein, whose translation MAGFSAHRISNAAIYLDGASFFGRAEEIDLGAIKTVTSDFQGLGMVGLIELPDGIDKLEGKITWNSLYYDAAVKLVTPFKSIQLQCRSNVQVFNNGGLVNEIALVTMMTITGKEYQLGSHKPRDPTKYETPFSATYVRQVLDGQEVVLLDYLANIFKVGGQDQLAKYRQNIGQA comes from the coding sequence ATGGCAGGCTTTAGTGCTCACCGTATTTCCAACGCCGCTATCTATCTTGATGGCGCGAGCTTCTTCGGCCGCGCCGAAGAGATTGATCTGGGCGCGATCAAGACTGTGACCAGCGACTTTCAAGGGTTGGGCATGGTAGGCCTGATCGAGCTGCCTGACGGCATCGATAAGCTGGAAGGCAAAATCACCTGGAACAGTTTGTACTACGATGCCGCCGTCAAGCTGGTCACACCGTTCAAAAGCATCCAGTTGCAGTGCCGGTCCAACGTCCAGGTCTTTAACAACGGCGGCCTGGTCAATGAGATCGCGTTGGTCACGATGATGACTATCACCGGCAAGGAGTATCAGCTGGGCAGTCACAAACCGCGAGACCCGACCAAATACGAGACGCCTTTTTCGGCAACGTATGTTCGACAGGTGCTCGATGGGCAAGAGGTAGTTCTGCTGGATTACCTGGCCAACATCTTCAAGGTTGGCGGGCAGGATCAGTTGGCCAAGTACAGGCAGAACATCGGGCAGGCGTGA
- a CDS encoding phage tail assembly protein: protein MAETISLTLKFPFKSASGETISKLPIKRLKRKDISAAQAVTKDEGALEDMLVAKMLGITLEDLGEFDIADSKSATEVLREMSNGGDLAAVLGRGTVASAEDAAV from the coding sequence ATGGCCGAAACAATCAGCTTGACCCTCAAGTTCCCTTTCAAGAGTGCCAGCGGCGAGACGATATCGAAGCTGCCTATCAAGCGCCTCAAACGCAAAGACATCAGCGCCGCGCAGGCCGTCACCAAAGACGAAGGCGCGCTCGAAGACATGCTCGTGGCCAAGATGCTGGGTATCACCTTGGAGGACCTCGGTGAATTCGATATCGCTGACTCTAAGTCAGCCACCGAGGTGTTGCGGGAAATGTCCAATGGAGGAGACCTTGCTGCAGTCCTGGGACGAGGCACTGTTGCTAGTGCTGAGGATGCAGCCGTCTGA
- a CDS encoding phage tail tape measure protein, producing the protein MANEVLVGLKIGAAVSGSLSAAFGSAKSTVQQLGRATDGLTAKQKLIGTELVASLARGGTGIERMRRQYDQVGRTIDQLKVKQDRLNTSIARGETLKNKRGELRGQAMETAGTAAVIGAPVVQSMRTAIDFKDKTNDIAITGGFNAEEETQLGNVMRGAALKWNQTQTEVAAGTAVLIAGGVSSAKELAAYAPVMAKAATATRASMDDLGSVAIALNDNLGIGAAGLERSMNMLAFAGKSGQFELADMAKWLPQLTPQFAALGVTGERAVAEIGASLQIARRGAGSNDEAANNFKNFLSKITAPDTLKAFEKSGIDLKSSMKNLVSEGLSPAEAMIKILTTHLGTKAPAAAAEYGKALDLKDDKERQTALARLDEAYKLGELFADQQVLSFIRPALANQKDLSGIQNGSKDAADKGVLDTDWKKRMESPKEQLKALTINLSEIGITIGSTLLPALVEVTQAVIPVMQSFATWAGENPALIKGVIGLVGGLLLGKMAFIGAAYGANLVLSPFVAMSTTITTLSSKWTLLRGMWQMGKFAPLINGMSKGAGAVKWLARGSVALGQALGGKLLFGLRVAGQAILWLGRALMMNPIGLLITGIAVAAYLIYRYWEPIKGFFAGLWTEIKAGFSGGLSGILGLMANFSPVGMFYRAFAGVMSYFGIELPGKFTEFGGMIIDGLVNGISNALGAAKEAVVGVGTSVKGWFTETLGIQSPSRVFMGYGANISEGAAIGISAQSDLVRKAALGMAEQSGVDLASPNPADVSRASMMGNAGGASAGMGSGMGGGPSFTFSPQINVPGGAEIQQQVQQGLQAGYVEFTRMMDRYMHDKRRRSYGPSDEGIA; encoded by the coding sequence ATGGCTAATGAAGTTCTGGTTGGACTAAAGATCGGCGCCGCTGTATCGGGCAGTCTGAGTGCTGCATTCGGTTCGGCCAAATCCACCGTGCAGCAACTTGGTCGTGCTACTGATGGATTGACGGCCAAACAGAAACTCATCGGTACCGAGCTGGTGGCATCCCTGGCGCGTGGCGGCACCGGCATCGAGCGCATGCGTCGGCAGTACGACCAGGTCGGCCGCACCATTGATCAACTCAAGGTTAAGCAAGACCGTCTCAACACCAGCATCGCCAGGGGTGAAACCCTCAAAAACAAACGGGGTGAGCTGCGTGGCCAGGCCATGGAAACGGCTGGAACAGCGGCTGTAATTGGTGCGCCAGTTGTCCAGTCGATGCGGACGGCCATCGACTTCAAAGACAAAACTAATGACATCGCAATCACTGGCGGCTTCAATGCAGAAGAGGAAACGCAGCTCGGCAATGTAATGAGAGGCGCCGCACTCAAGTGGAATCAAACTCAAACTGAAGTCGCTGCTGGCACAGCAGTGTTAATCGCAGGTGGGGTCTCCAGTGCCAAGGAGCTTGCTGCATACGCACCGGTCATGGCCAAAGCAGCTACCGCCACCCGTGCCAGCATGGATGACCTCGGCTCTGTAGCCATCGCGTTGAATGACAACCTCGGTATCGGCGCCGCAGGACTTGAACGCTCAATGAACATGCTGGCCTTTGCCGGCAAAAGCGGTCAGTTCGAACTGGCGGACATGGCCAAATGGCTGCCGCAACTTACGCCCCAGTTTGCAGCCCTTGGTGTGACTGGTGAGCGGGCAGTCGCCGAAATCGGTGCTTCTCTACAGATCGCCCGACGAGGTGCTGGCAGTAACGATGAAGCGGCCAACAACTTCAAAAACTTTTTATCGAAAATAACTGCACCAGACACCCTTAAAGCGTTTGAAAAGTCTGGTATCGATCTTAAAAGCAGCATGAAGAATTTGGTCAGCGAGGGGCTTTCTCCCGCTGAGGCAATGATAAAAATCCTGACTACTCATCTCGGCACCAAAGCTCCCGCAGCTGCTGCCGAGTACGGAAAAGCGCTTGATCTTAAAGACGATAAAGAGCGCCAGACTGCGTTAGCTCGATTGGATGAGGCTTACAAATTAGGTGAGCTGTTTGCTGACCAGCAGGTACTTTCATTTATTCGCCCTGCGTTGGCTAATCAGAAGGATCTTAGTGGTATCCAGAATGGTAGTAAGGACGCAGCCGATAAGGGTGTGCTCGATACCGACTGGAAAAAACGGATGGAGAGCCCGAAGGAGCAGCTAAAAGCGCTGACGATCAATCTTTCGGAGATAGGAATAACCATCGGCAGCACGTTGTTGCCAGCACTCGTCGAAGTTACACAAGCTGTCATCCCAGTGATGCAGTCATTCGCCACCTGGGCCGGTGAGAATCCTGCGCTTATCAAAGGTGTCATCGGCCTGGTCGGTGGCCTGTTGCTCGGCAAGATGGCCTTCATCGGCGCTGCCTACGGGGCCAACCTGGTGCTTTCGCCCTTCGTGGCCATGAGCACCACCATCACAACACTGTCCTCTAAATGGACCTTGCTGCGCGGCATGTGGCAGATGGGTAAGTTTGCCCCCCTTATCAATGGTATGAGCAAAGGTGCCGGAGCCGTGAAATGGCTGGCTCGGGGTAGCGTTGCACTTGGCCAAGCGCTGGGCGGGAAGTTACTTTTCGGTCTGCGCGTTGCAGGCCAAGCGATTCTGTGGCTGGGTCGAGCCTTGATGATGAACCCTATCGGACTGCTGATCACGGGAATCGCCGTGGCGGCTTACCTGATTTATCGCTACTGGGAGCCGATCAAAGGCTTTTTCGCCGGTTTGTGGACGGAGATCAAGGCCGGCTTCAGCGGTGGTCTCTCAGGCATTTTGGGGTTGATGGCTAACTTCTCTCCGGTCGGCATGTTCTACAGAGCCTTTGCCGGAGTGATGAGTTACTTCGGAATTGAACTGCCGGGCAAGTTCACCGAGTTCGGCGGCATGATCATTGATGGTTTGGTCAATGGCATCAGCAATGCCTTAGGTGCCGCCAAAGAAGCTGTCGTCGGTGTCGGGACTTCGGTCAAAGGCTGGTTTACCGAGACGCTCGGCATCCAGTCTCCAAGCCGAGTGTTCATGGGCTATGGCGCCAACATCAGCGAAGGCGCCGCTATTGGTATCAGTGCGCAGTCAGATCTGGTCCGAAAAGCGGCACTGGGCATGGCTGAACAATCGGGTGTCGACCTTGCGTCGCCGAATCCGGCTGATGTCTCCAGGGCGAGCATGATGGGGAACGCTGGAGGCGCATCTGCTGGAATGGGTTCCGGCATGGGCGGCGGCCCAAGCTTCACTTTCTCCCCGCAAATCAACGTACCTGGTGGTGCGGAAATACAGCAGCAAGTTCAACAAGGGCTGCAGGCCGGCTATGTCGAATTCACGCGGATGATGGATCGCTACATGCACGACAAGCGCCGCCGTAGCTATGGCCCATCTGATGAGGGGATCGCCTGA